One Acaryochloris marina S15 DNA segment encodes these proteins:
- a CDS encoding strawberry notch C-terminal domain-containing protein gives MSQQDDLAELFAAEFLAGKAYASIVEARNQASQLLNQPVHPGSPLAKLVDESVEAGLVRAARTIIGHSEDPLKTYTDLIDLTDRQPRLAVRSSTSVKQQAYSTPLPLAYLAANLAGITAESSVYEPSAGHGALVLNATPENCTVNELNPDRAADLRRQGFTVTEQDASTYLPEQLHDVVIANPPYGRIWGDDKRAKHFKTPGNSRGTSQIDQAISLQALQVMKPDGRGVLLLGGKPETDPGERAEAYNTIESRGFFYALYQQYNVTQHITVARDLYKKQGAHWPLDLIVIEGRGKSQLPLPAVEPPKIYESFEELRGLLNDSIQATTQLPRLPEVHKGLDAQGTGGPGNILGESANRSRVDGSERLPGVDELSDGMDVRELDEGLWGDSGGTSPDANQHIISTESGPESTHALRGGRRDQRIDPSMGDGISVGSQPPRIQRNLDELVPADQSRSGLPSGSDTASTHVPGVLDGEARRSDNRSISDGIESRIQVNDTFIEDSDMAAEFNTAYVPRSKGRSPNTLIPTNMAVSAQQALDRFEQEHGDIDEFVMDRLGYDSKGQMYDVLYAEQIDSLALAFDQKDKGKIFLNGDQTGNGKGRFGAANIIDAQRQGYIPIFVTQKPNLYASMIQDLADIGRPGFSPFMTDSELDLHLEDGRTLRTSGLKDQENEMHRLTQIGLGGYDAIFTSYNQLQTISKKEPYRRQFLRALASRAVFIFDEAHEAGGGSSSQSWKSSNAAPNRAEFVRELVDASAGTVFMSATATKNPAVMDLYARRTDAIHAVNSMDNLENTLKAGGIPLQQMMATQFVSSGNMLRRERTFENISFSAKTVPVDHGIADNIAAIMRGIDRFDRAKSKAMEELNKEVRKEAKSASEDNAIGKSGASSLNFTSLMHNAIDQGLLSQKAEATVQEAIAALKRGEKPLIAVANTMNSFIADYAKDREIKTGDAINVTFGDVLERYLTRSKDVQITDYQGISDTRPMTEAELGVEAVEAYQEVHELIADSDFSSIPLSSIDYMKYRLSQEGYTVDEITGRKSIINYQGGELIYGLRSNREVKPQAKIDVVNRFNGGELDVVILNRSGATGISLHASERFADQRPRHMIVAQAERDVNQVFQMLGRANRFGQVVEPKFTLVMADVPAEKRLGAMLAKKMASLNANTTAARDSDLSIGNVTDFVNTAGEEVVTELLEEHPEIDAMLSYPSQGSVGGTDFPLISRTTGRIPLLPIKQQAELYDLIETETTALIQQKEAMGENVLEADKLDLDARTIAKMEVVPADAAIKSEFTGPVNLEVVNAKVTTKPPMQLGIINDVRENLGQSRVKTVDDHDFDAIEDQAKEQNRGLRNQVENRLKTYSQKAMGEAKTPEAASHLETKFDKQMGHFQSLTNRFRIGSTVQLSSAEGKVSYGVIANIAEKAKPLGSPAALTNWKMQIITTEGKNISVPFSKINSGKPSAVSIMPQGKTWRGESIYEDFDSRQQNQRTEMQVFTGNLIKAYEENPEGKFINFTTNQGQVRQGLIMPDDFDITQQLRERPVIFEEPYQVKAFLTEVTKNLGVVHDNPEKNLAIKADASAKLRGTPIEHFVLTVPSSTRVGGTFFLNEDLLDAAQSEFFSVAHRMEMHVAPENLEAALKVIMKDEGIQIAAFDFKDMARDYLGQMLPTMEQIEENQFEQQANFVPYVEPTKGTAAQLDMLLQSDAVEPSEIPQVEAVQSAPDQDTTQPTQDNTKQIAPPAKQAGKAEQFVAQFLHEGGLAQEVLKGDDFHFKIKNGPYEPLVVEQHSDQLYLTHYYEQNGDLCLDSEMVFGIDGQGKLNLEETAVQNPFTGGELRELDREFGGLFAQNIVNQGFAQAALEQLPELLKEREAEQVDAPEPEVPESVIKKVDGAIASIQSFNEAVEAGRYLDQQHGGNGRYEYETFQKRSVTFPKETISKFREMCPKNGVDAEKVLKELGYVPPLEMTNAAKEWLREPDKTQTMESQQTVAENIEQSPPETVVDSDIQEVAAEKPPKTPSQPTAKAQQPQQETPTQQTEAPKPKPKPQAKPEDWAIYNSALKRGHPYQARAKDRVAAYQGGVPLDTRASIALGKDFKEFTKELNSIRDWYGAAKQLDRKAPYLDRIAKVGQIDQKMVSETAKV, from the coding sequence ATGTCGCAGCAAGACGACCTTGCCGAATTGTTCGCGGCTGAGTTCTTGGCGGGCAAAGCCTACGCTTCCATCGTAGAAGCCCGAAACCAGGCATCTCAGTTGCTGAATCAACCCGTGCATCCTGGCAGTCCCCTAGCAAAACTGGTGGATGAGTCAGTTGAAGCGGGGTTAGTTCGTGCTGCAAGGACGATCATCGGCCACTCTGAAGATCCTCTGAAAACATACACAGATCTAATCGACCTCACTGATCGCCAGCCCAGGCTAGCAGTCCGATCATCAACTAGCGTCAAACAGCAGGCATACTCGACCCCGCTCCCCCTCGCCTATCTTGCGGCTAACCTCGCAGGAATTACGGCTGAGTCCTCTGTATATGAACCGAGTGCTGGGCATGGGGCATTAGTCCTGAATGCTACTCCTGAGAACTGTACAGTCAACGAACTGAACCCAGACCGGGCAGCAGATCTTAGACGGCAGGGTTTTACCGTTACGGAGCAGGATGCCTCCACCTACTTGCCAGAGCAGCTCCATGACGTTGTGATTGCCAACCCTCCCTATGGTCGCATTTGGGGAGACGACAAAAGGGCTAAGCACTTTAAGACACCTGGCAATTCACGAGGCACTAGCCAGATTGATCAGGCGATTTCACTCCAGGCACTCCAAGTCATGAAGCCTGATGGTCGAGGGGTTTTGCTTTTGGGAGGCAAACCGGAAACAGACCCAGGGGAGAGAGCTGAAGCCTACAACACTATAGAAAGTCGGGGGTTCTTCTATGCGTTGTATCAGCAGTACAACGTTACCCAGCACATCACGGTTGCTAGAGACTTGTACAAGAAACAGGGGGCACACTGGCCGCTGGACTTGATTGTAATTGAGGGAAGGGGGAAATCACAGCTACCTCTCCCCGCAGTGGAACCGCCTAAAATCTATGAATCATTTGAGGAATTGCGAGGACTATTAAATGACTCAATCCAGGCGACTACCCAGCTACCAAGATTACCTGAAGTTCACAAAGGTCTGGATGCCCAAGGCACAGGGGGACCAGGCAATATTCTTGGTGAGAGTGCCAACAGATCTAGAGTCGATGGATCTGAGAGATTACCTGGAGTTGATGAACTGTCGGATGGAATGGATGTTCGAGAGTTGGATGAAGGACTTTGGGGAGACTCAGGAGGAACTTCACCAGATGCTAACCAACACATTATTTCAACTGAATCCGGTCCAGAGTCCACCCATGCTTTACGAGGGGGGAGGAGAGACCAAAGAATTGATCCCAGTATGGGCGATGGCATATCAGTGGGGAGCCAGCCTCCTAGAATTCAACGAAACTTGGATGAATTGGTTCCTGCTGACCAATCCAGAAGTGGACTTCCCAGTGGATCTGACACTGCCTCCACCCATGTCCCAGGAGTCCTTGATGGCGAAGCACGACGAAGTGACAATCGATCAATTTCTGATGGAATTGAGAGCAGAATTCAAGTAAACGATACCTTCATTGAGGATAGTGACATGGCAGCAGAGTTCAATACTGCTTATGTTCCCCGCAGCAAAGGCCGTAGCCCTAACACATTGATTCCTACTAACATGGCTGTTTCTGCTCAGCAAGCATTAGATCGCTTCGAGCAAGAGCATGGAGATATCGACGAGTTTGTAATGGATCGCTTGGGATATGACTCCAAGGGACAAATGTATGATGTCCTTTACGCCGAGCAAATTGACTCTCTCGCCCTGGCCTTTGACCAAAAAGACAAGGGCAAAATTTTCCTTAATGGTGACCAAACGGGAAACGGTAAAGGACGATTCGGAGCAGCCAATATTATTGATGCCCAGCGACAGGGCTATATTCCCATCTTTGTTACCCAGAAACCCAACCTCTATGCCTCCATGATCCAGGACTTGGCTGATATCGGCAGGCCAGGTTTTTCGCCTTTCATGACAGATTCCGAGTTAGATTTGCATCTTGAAGATGGTAGAACCTTAAGAACCTCTGGACTCAAGGATCAAGAAAACGAGATGCATCGCCTCACCCAAATCGGACTAGGGGGATATGATGCAATTTTCACGTCTTACAACCAGCTTCAAACAATTAGCAAAAAAGAACCCTATAGACGGCAGTTTCTACGAGCATTAGCAAGTCGGGCAGTGTTTATTTTTGATGAAGCTCACGAGGCAGGCGGTGGTTCATCAAGTCAGAGTTGGAAGAGTAGTAATGCTGCACCTAATCGTGCTGAATTTGTGCGAGAGCTGGTTGATGCTTCGGCAGGTACTGTCTTCATGTCTGCAACCGCTACCAAGAATCCAGCGGTCATGGATCTCTACGCGAGACGAACCGATGCCATTCATGCCGTTAACAGCATGGATAATCTAGAGAATACGCTTAAGGCTGGCGGCATCCCACTTCAGCAAATGATGGCAACTCAGTTTGTTAGCTCTGGGAATATGCTTCGCCGCGAGAGAACGTTCGAGAATATTAGCTTTAGTGCTAAGACCGTTCCTGTAGATCACGGGATTGCAGATAACATTGCCGCAATTATGCGAGGGATTGATCGGTTTGATCGAGCCAAGAGTAAAGCAATGGAGGAGCTTAACAAAGAAGTCAGAAAAGAAGCCAAATCAGCTAGCGAAGATAATGCAATCGGAAAATCCGGTGCATCTTCATTAAATTTCACTTCGTTGATGCACAACGCCATTGACCAAGGGCTGCTCTCCCAAAAAGCAGAGGCGACTGTTCAAGAAGCTATTGCTGCACTGAAGCGAGGTGAGAAACCATTAATCGCTGTTGCCAATACAATGAATTCCTTTATTGCAGACTATGCAAAAGATAGGGAGATCAAAACTGGCGATGCAATTAATGTGACGTTTGGGGATGTATTAGAGCGATACTTAACTCGCTCCAAAGATGTTCAAATCACTGATTATCAAGGCATCTCTGATACTCGCCCTATGACGGAAGCAGAGCTAGGAGTCGAAGCAGTTGAAGCATACCAAGAAGTACATGAGCTAATCGCTGACTCTGATTTCTCTTCCATTCCTCTCAGTTCCATTGACTACATGAAATATCGCCTTTCTCAAGAGGGCTATACCGTCGATGAGATTACGGGACGAAAAAGCATTATCAATTATCAGGGAGGTGAACTAATCTATGGCCTGCGCTCAAATAGAGAGGTTAAGCCCCAGGCCAAGATTGATGTGGTAAATCGCTTTAACGGTGGTGAATTAGATGTCGTAATCCTCAACCGCTCAGGGGCAACAGGTATCAGTCTCCATGCTTCAGAACGGTTTGCGGACCAACGCCCAAGGCACATGATCGTGGCCCAAGCAGAGCGTGATGTCAACCAAGTCTTTCAGATGTTAGGACGTGCAAATCGCTTTGGACAAGTCGTGGAACCCAAATTCACTTTGGTGATGGCCGATGTCCCCGCCGAGAAGAGACTCGGAGCCATGCTTGCTAAAAAGATGGCATCTTTGAATGCTAATACTACTGCCGCACGAGATTCAGATCTGAGCATTGGGAACGTCACGGATTTTGTCAATACCGCTGGAGAGGAGGTGGTTACAGAACTACTGGAAGAACACCCCGAAATCGATGCTATGTTGTCCTATCCAAGTCAGGGAAGCGTTGGTGGGACTGATTTCCCTCTTATTAGTAGAACAACAGGCCGCATCCCCCTCTTACCCATCAAGCAACAAGCAGAACTGTACGACCTGATCGAAACCGAAACCACTGCCCTCATCCAACAGAAAGAAGCGATGGGCGAGAACGTCTTGGAGGCAGACAAGTTGGACCTCGATGCCCGCACAATTGCCAAGATGGAAGTTGTCCCAGCAGACGCCGCGATCAAGAGCGAGTTCACCGGGCCTGTCAATCTAGAAGTCGTCAATGCAAAAGTCACGACCAAGCCCCCGATGCAATTGGGAATCATCAACGATGTCCGTGAGAACTTGGGTCAGTCTAGGGTTAAGACGGTGGACGACCATGATTTTGATGCAATTGAAGACCAGGCCAAGGAGCAGAACCGAGGCTTAAGGAATCAGGTTGAGAATCGATTGAAAACCTATAGTCAGAAAGCAATGGGGGAGGCAAAAACCCCAGAAGCAGCAAGCCACTTAGAGACAAAATTCGACAAACAAATGGGGCATTTCCAATCGCTCACCAATCGCTTTCGGATTGGCAGCACCGTTCAGCTTTCTTCAGCAGAAGGCAAGGTTTCCTATGGGGTAATCGCCAACATTGCCGAGAAAGCCAAACCTCTGGGAAGTCCCGCAGCACTGACGAACTGGAAGATGCAGATCATCACTACTGAAGGCAAAAATATCTCTGTTCCTTTCTCAAAAATCAACTCTGGTAAACCTTCCGCAGTTAGCATCATGCCCCAAGGGAAAACCTGGAGAGGAGAGAGCATTTATGAAGATTTTGATAGCAGGCAACAGAATCAGCGCACGGAAATGCAGGTCTTCACTGGCAATCTGATCAAAGCGTATGAGGAGAATCCTGAAGGCAAGTTCATTAACTTCACCACCAATCAAGGCCAGGTGCGCCAAGGGCTGATCATGCCCGACGACTTCGATATCACTCAGCAGCTCCGGGAACGTCCCGTGATATTTGAGGAACCCTATCAGGTCAAAGCATTCCTGACAGAGGTGACCAAGAATCTGGGTGTAGTCCATGACAACCCAGAGAAGAACCTGGCAATCAAGGCCGATGCATCAGCGAAATTGCGCGGCACCCCCATCGAGCATTTTGTGTTGACAGTGCCCAGCTCTACCCGTGTCGGCGGCACGTTTTTCTTGAATGAAGACTTGCTAGATGCTGCCCAGAGTGAGTTCTTCTCTGTCGCTCATCGGATGGAGATGCATGTTGCCCCTGAGAATCTGGAGGCAGCGTTGAAGGTGATCATGAAAGACGAGGGCATTCAGATCGCGGCCTTCGACTTCAAGGACATGGCACGGGATTACTTGGGTCAGATGCTGCCGACGATGGAGCAGATCGAGGAAAACCAATTCGAGCAGCAGGCCAACTTCGTACCTTACGTTGAGCCAACGAAGGGAACCGCAGCCCAGCTTGATATGCTGCTCCAGTCTGATGCTGTAGAGCCGAGTGAAATCCCGCAAGTTGAAGCTGTTCAATCTGCACCGGACCAGGACACTACCCAGCCCACCCAGGACAACACCAAGCAGATTGCCCCACCCGCAAAGCAGGCAGGCAAGGCAGAGCAGTTTGTGGCCCAGTTCCTACATGAGGGGGGATTGGCCCAGGAAGTTCTGAAGGGTGATGATTTCCACTTCAAGATCAAGAATGGACCCTATGAACCTCTGGTGGTGGAGCAGCATTCTGACCAGCTTTACCTGACTCACTACTATGAGCAGAATGGGGACTTATGTCTAGATTCTGAAATGGTCTTTGGAATTGATGGGCAAGGGAAGCTCAATCTTGAAGAGACAGCAGTTCAAAATCCATTTACTGGAGGGGAGTTGCGAGAACTGGATCGGGAGTTTGGGGGGCTTTTTGCCCAGAACATCGTCAATCAGGGCTTTGCACAAGCAGCTCTAGAGCAGTTGCCTGAGCTATTAAAGGAGCGAGAGGCAGAGCAGGTTGATGCACCTGAACCTGAAGTTCCAGAATCCGTTATCAAAAAAGTAGATGGTGCAATTGCATCCATCCAGTCATTTAATGAAGCCGTGGAGGCTGGTCGTTACCTGGATCAGCAGCATGGCGGCAATGGACGATACGAGTATGAAACGTTCCAGAAAAGATCAGTCACTTTCCCCAAAGAAACAATTTCCAAGTTTCGAGAAATGTGCCCGAAGAATGGGGTCGATGCAGAAAAAGTCTTAAAAGAGTTGGGGTATGTACCACCACTGGAGATGACCAATGCTGCTAAAGAATGGCTTAGAGAACCAGACAAAACCCAAACAATGGAGTCACAACAGACTGTTGCCGAGAATATCGAGCAGTCACCGCCAGAGACAGTTGTAGATTCGGATATTCAAGAAGTCGCAGCAGAGAAGCCACCGAAGACACCTAGCCAGCCCACAGCAAAAGCGCAGCAGCCTCAGCAGGAAACACCGACCCAGCAAACAGAAGCACCCAAGCCAAAGCCCAAACCCCAGGCTAAACCAGAGGACTGGGCAATCTACAACTCAGCTTTGAAGCGGGGCCATCCATACCAGGCTAGAGCGAAGGATCGAGTAGCGGCTTATCAGGGAGGAGTACCGCTCGACACACGGGCGAGTATCGCGTTAGGCAAAGATTTTAAGGAGTTTACGAAGGAGCTGAATTCAATTCGGGACTGGTATGGAGCAGCTAAACAATTAGATAGGAAAGCTCCTTACTTAGATCGTATCGCTAAGGTAGGCCAGATAGATCAGAAAATGGTGTCTGAGACAGCAAAGGTCTGA